One segment of Pyrococcus sp. ST04 DNA contains the following:
- the lysW gene encoding lysine biosynthesis protein LysW — translation MPKAECPVCGAEIELENVELHQIVECPVCGAELEVVSLNPLTLEEIPEVEEDWGE, via the coding sequence ATGCCAAAAGCTGAGTGCCCTGTATGTGGGGCTGAAATTGAGCTTGAAAATGTCGAACTGCACCAGATAGTTGAGTGTCCAGTTTGCGGGGCAGAGCTTGAGGTTGTCAGCTTGAACCCCCTGACACTTGAAGAGATTCCAGAGGTAGAGGAGGATTGGGGCGAGTAA
- a CDS encoding DUF434 domain-containing protein produces the protein MGRMYEAYFDLKFLLNRGYRKSSALEFIANHYRLTLRERHFLARCVFPDSWVREVRKKILRDLSGLRVGVDGFNVLITLESLLQGIAVICEDGLVRDLKYQGKYRFSDLTEKVIDIMIKTLASASPGEVFVFYGRSISKSGEIRKITLRIMKNYGLRGEVELVKSPDYELKNFEYVATADTGIIEKVKGVYDIVANSARMLGIKPLGFSEALKIFDERLK, from the coding sequence ATGGGAAGGATGTATGAAGCGTACTTCGATCTGAAATTCTTGCTGAACAGGGGGTATAGGAAAAGTAGTGCTCTAGAATTCATTGCAAATCACTACAGGCTAACTTTAAGGGAAAGGCACTTTTTAGCCAGATGTGTTTTTCCTGATTCATGGGTAAGAGAAGTAAGGAAAAAGATTCTTAGGGATTTGAGTGGACTGAGAGTTGGTGTTGATGGCTTTAATGTTCTGATAACACTAGAATCCCTCCTCCAGGGGATTGCCGTAATATGTGAGGATGGTCTTGTGAGGGATTTAAAGTATCAAGGGAAGTATAGGTTCTCAGATCTTACGGAAAAAGTCATAGATATCATGATAAAAACACTAGCTTCTGCATCTCCCGGTGAAGTGTTTGTCTTTTATGGCAGAAGTATATCTAAGAGCGGGGAGATCAGGAAGATTACATTGAGGATCATGAAAAACTACGGACTTAGGGGTGAGGTTGAGCTAGTTAAAAGTCCAGACTATGAACTTAAGAATTTTGAATATGTTGCAACGGCTGATACAGGAATTATAGAAAAGGTCAAGGGAGTGTACGATATTGTTGCAAATTCTGCAAGAATGCTAGGGATTAAACCGCTGGGATTTTCAGAGGCTTTGAAGATTTTCGACGAAAGGCTTAAATAG
- a CDS encoding dual specificity protein phosphatase family protein: MDVRFIDESVAFSRMPYEDELEELVKEFQAFVVLVEEFELVYNLDDLRARADVLHVPIPDFTAPSLKELTTIVEWIERKVNEGKKVLIHCYGGSGRSGTIAVAWLMYKHRLPLKEALRKVRILKPSAVETEEQMNILMEFEKIIRDDDSGAP, from the coding sequence ATGGATGTCAGGTTCATTGATGAAAGCGTTGCATTTTCAAGAATGCCATATGAAGATGAACTAGAAGAATTAGTCAAAGAATTTCAGGCATTTGTTGTTTTAGTAGAAGAGTTTGAGCTCGTTTATAATTTGGATGATCTGAGAGCAAGAGCAGACGTGCTACATGTTCCAATCCCAGACTTCACGGCCCCAAGCTTGAAAGAGCTAACAACAATCGTCGAATGGATAGAAAGAAAAGTGAATGAAGGGAAGAAAGTTCTGATTCACTGCTATGGCGGAAGCGGAAGAAGTGGAACAATAGCAGTCGCTTGGCTCATGTATAAGCATAGACTACCGCTAAAGGAAGCTTTAAGAAAAGTAAGAATCCTGAAGCCTAGTGCGGTTGAAACCGAAGAGCAAATGAACATTCTTATGGAATTTGAAAAGATAATAAGGGATGATGACTCTGGAGCCCCCTGA
- a CDS encoding 3-isopropylmalate dehydratase large subunit: MTLVEELLNVKSGEAVIREVDLVYAHDGTMPLIIEAFKRAFTKVRARAYVFFDHVFPAPTVKVANLQREIREFARIHGIPVIEGQGISHQLVVEMGLLDGAKVVIGADSHTPTVGALGVFAVGMGATDTAVALGLGKTWLRVPESVAVIFDGRPSSNVMAADAMIHIITSLRDYEMNYKAIEFFNVPFSFDDRLTLTNFSVEANAKTALIGETYDGEGYVKELEVDLSSLPPMVAKPHHPSNGVPVEQVEGTKIDQVFIGSCTNGRFEHIKRAAEILKGERVSVRTIIGPASVNVYRRMVEEGLVNVFLEAGAVIIPPGCGPCLGRHMGVAADGEIILSTTNRNFRGRMGSPNAEIYLASPVTAAISAIYGEITNPEGSL; this comes from the coding sequence ATGACCCTTGTTGAGGAGCTGTTGAATGTGAAGTCTGGGGAGGCTGTAATAAGGGAGGTCGATCTTGTTTACGCTCATGATGGAACAATGCCGCTGATAATTGAGGCATTTAAGAGGGCATTTACTAAAGTTAGGGCAAGGGCTTATGTGTTCTTTGACCACGTATTTCCAGCTCCTACCGTTAAGGTAGCAAATCTACAACGGGAAATAAGGGAATTTGCTAGAATTCATGGGATTCCCGTGATAGAAGGACAGGGAATAAGTCATCAACTCGTTGTTGAGATGGGGCTTTTAGATGGAGCAAAGGTGGTTATTGGTGCAGATTCACACACCCCAACAGTAGGGGCTTTGGGGGTTTTTGCAGTTGGAATGGGCGCAACTGACACTGCAGTAGCCCTTGGGCTTGGAAAGACATGGCTGAGGGTTCCCGAAAGTGTTGCAGTAATCTTTGATGGAAGGCCATCAAGCAACGTAATGGCTGCAGATGCTATGATACATATTATAACGTCCCTTAGGGATTATGAAATGAATTATAAGGCCATTGAGTTTTTCAACGTTCCCTTCTCGTTTGACGACAGGTTAACCCTTACGAACTTTAGTGTAGAGGCAAATGCAAAGACGGCACTTATTGGTGAAACATACGATGGAGAGGGGTATGTAAAGGAGCTGGAAGTTGATTTATCATCCCTTCCTCCAATGGTTGCTAAACCTCACCACCCATCAAACGGTGTTCCCGTTGAACAAGTTGAAGGAACAAAGATTGACCAGGTTTTCATAGGCTCCTGTACTAATGGGAGATTTGAACACATAAAGAGGGCTGCTGAGATTCTTAAAGGGGAGAGGGTAAGTGTCAGAACAATAATTGGCCCAGCATCTGTTAACGTTTACAGAAGAATGGTTGAGGAAGGCCTCGTTAATGTGTTCTTAGAAGCGGGGGCAGTTATAATCCCGCCAGGATGCGGGCCCTGTCTTGGCAGACATATGGGTGTTGCGGCTGATGGTGAGATAATTCTCAGCACCACTAACAGAAACTTCAGAGGAAGAATGGGCTCTCCAAACGCTGAAATTTACCTCGCAAGTCCTGTTACTGCAGCTATCAGCGCGATATATGGGGAGATAACAAACCCGGAGGGATCGTTATGA
- a CDS encoding 3-isopropylmalate dehydratase small subunit yields the protein MITRGRVWKFGDNVSTDAITPGRYNLTKDPQELARIAFIEARPEFAKEVKPGDVVVGGRNFGIGSSRESAALSLKAAGVAGVIAKSFGRIFYRNAINLGLPLLIGDTDWLKDGDIVEVNWKTGEVKKGDEIRYFKPLEGFLWKIVEEGGIIEYVKRRGDLCIE from the coding sequence ATGATAACTAGGGGGAGAGTTTGGAAGTTTGGAGACAATGTTTCTACAGATGCAATAACTCCGGGACGCTATAATCTTACAAAAGATCCTCAGGAGCTCGCTAGGATAGCGTTTATTGAGGCCAGGCCAGAATTCGCAAAGGAAGTCAAACCAGGTGATGTGGTTGTTGGAGGTCGTAATTTTGGAATTGGATCATCAAGGGAGTCAGCTGCTCTCTCATTAAAAGCGGCTGGTGTTGCTGGAGTTATTGCAAAGTCATTTGGAAGGATATTCTATAGGAATGCAATAAATTTGGGCCTTCCTCTGCTTATTGGAGATACAGATTGGCTTAAGGACGGGGATATAGTGGAGGTGAACTGGAAAACGGGAGAAGTGAAGAAGGGAGATGAGATTAGGTACTTTAAACCTCTAGAGGGCTTTCTCTGGAAAATCGTTGAAGAAGGCGGGATAATTGAGTATGTGAAAAGGAGGGGTGATCTATGTATAGAGTAG
- a CDS encoding aspartate/glutamate racemase family protein — MKKIGIIGGTTPESTCYYYRKYIEISREKFEKYVYPELIIYSINFKEFFENPEGWEGRKKILINAAKALERAGAELIAFSANTPHIVFDDVQKEVNVPMVSIIDAVAEEVLRRGVKKVLLLGTKTTMSADFYINALKDKGLEVVVPSDEEKEKLNRIIFEELAFEDLRSKDWIVSLIEKYAKEKGIEGVILGCTELPLAIKQGDVSVEVFDSAEIHMRKLIELATQE, encoded by the coding sequence ATGAAGAAAATTGGAATCATTGGAGGGACAACACCAGAGTCGACCTGTTATTATTACAGGAAGTACATAGAGATAAGCAGGGAAAAGTTTGAGAAGTATGTTTATCCTGAGCTGATAATTTATTCGATAAATTTCAAGGAATTTTTTGAGAATCCTGAGGGATGGGAGGGGAGGAAGAAAATTCTGATAAACGCTGCCAAAGCTTTGGAGAGGGCAGGGGCAGAGTTAATAGCCTTTTCGGCAAACACCCCCCACATAGTTTTTGATGATGTTCAGAAGGAAGTCAATGTTCCGATGGTAAGCATAATAGATGCTGTTGCAGAAGAGGTTCTTCGTAGGGGTGTTAAGAAGGTTCTTTTGCTTGGAACGAAGACTACAATGAGTGCCGATTTCTATATAAATGCCCTAAAAGATAAGGGTCTTGAAGTTGTAGTACCCAGTGATGAGGAGAAGGAAAAGCTTAACAGGATAATATTTGAGGAATTGGCTTTTGAAGACTTAAGGAGTAAGGACTGGATAGTGAGCCTGATAGAGAAATATGCAAAGGAAAAGGGAATTGAAGGGGTTATCCTAGGATGCACCGAACTACCGCTTGCAATCAAGCAAGGAGATGTTAGCGTTGAAGTCTTTGATTCCGCTGAGATTCATATGAGGAAGCTTATAGAACTCGCTACTCAAGAGTGA
- the argC gene encoding N-acetyl-gamma-glutamyl-phosphate reductase yields the protein MIKAAVVGASGYIGGELVRLLAMHPEVEITAVTSRKYAGKKIHKVHPNLRGLNLRFTDRYDFDADVIFLAVPHGTSMKIIDEFLGSAKIIDMSADFRVSKELYEKYYGPHEKPELIEKFVYGLPELHRKEIKKAELVANPGCNATATILALYPFRDVAEEAIVDLKVSSSAGGRRENIASIHPERSHVVRVYKPYHHRHEAEVIQETGVKAMFTVHSVDLVRGLLATIYFHFEGSERDLLRRLLMYKDEPFIRLVTDKGGLQRYPDPKYVIGSNFVDIGFSYDAENSRAIVLSAIDNLIKGGSGQAIQNMNIMFGLDERMGLEYYPVYPV from the coding sequence ATGATTAAAGCGGCTGTGGTTGGTGCCAGCGGTTACATAGGGGGTGAACTTGTTAGATTGTTGGCAATGCATCCGGAAGTTGAGATAACTGCAGTAACTTCAAGAAAATATGCTGGAAAAAAGATTCACAAGGTTCACCCAAATCTAAGAGGGTTAAACCTGAGATTTACAGACAGGTATGACTTCGATGCTGATGTTATATTCCTTGCAGTTCCGCATGGAACGTCCATGAAAATCATAGATGAGTTTCTTGGAAGTGCTAAGATAATCGACATGAGCGCTGACTTCAGGGTAAGTAAGGAGCTGTATGAAAAGTACTATGGTCCCCATGAAAAACCTGAACTTATTGAGAAGTTTGTTTACGGATTACCAGAGCTTCACAGGAAGGAGATAAAGAAAGCTGAACTAGTGGCAAATCCGGGATGTAATGCAACTGCAACTATCCTTGCTCTGTATCCGTTTAGAGATGTAGCCGAGGAGGCTATAGTTGACCTAAAGGTAAGTTCGTCAGCTGGGGGGAGGAGAGAGAATATTGCAAGCATTCATCCTGAAAGGAGTCATGTCGTTAGGGTGTACAAACCTTATCATCATAGACATGAGGCTGAAGTTATTCAGGAAACCGGAGTAAAGGCAATGTTCACAGTTCATTCGGTGGACCTCGTTAGGGGCCTTTTGGCCACTATATACTTCCATTTTGAGGGCAGTGAAAGGGATCTATTGAGGAGGCTGTTGATGTACAAAGATGAACCCTTTATAAGGTTGGTAACCGATAAAGGAGGCCTTCAAAGGTATCCGGATCCAAAGTACGTGATAGGGAGCAATTTTGTGGACATAGGATTCTCGTACGATGCCGAAAATTCGAGGGCAATTGTCCTCTCCGCTATAGACAACTTAATTAAAGGTGGCTCTGGCCAGGCCATTCAGAACATGAACATAATGTTTGGTTTAGACGAGAGGATGGGCTTAGAGTACTATCCGGTTTATCCCGTGTGA
- a CDS encoding isocitrate--homoisocitrate dehydrogenase, with translation MYRVAVIKGDGIGPEVINAAIEVVNSITSKIRFYEFEGGVEVFKRYGVPITEEDLEQIRKMDAVLFGATTTPFDLPGYKSLIITLRQELDLYANLRIIPDLRNGREIVIVRENSEGLYSGQGRAYEDKAVDVRLITRRGAERIARFAARIAKDRNSFITFVHKANVLTSDKYFRKIVFEVAREEGVEVREAIVDSFTIKLVRNPWNHGVILSENLFGDILSDLATIHAGSIGIVPTGNYGENIALFEPIHGSAPDIAGKGIANPIGAILSAAMMLDYLGLDGRRIWDAVRSYVAKGNLTPDMGGTATTMEVTRGIIAEIHSLDPLDLDEMWMEEVRLGRIPLRMDE, from the coding sequence ATGTATAGAGTAGCAGTCATAAAGGGAGATGGAATTGGACCTGAGGTCATCAATGCTGCAATCGAAGTTGTTAACTCTATTACCAGCAAAATAAGATTTTATGAGTTTGAGGGAGGAGTAGAGGTCTTTAAAAGATATGGTGTGCCAATAACCGAAGAGGATTTGGAACAGATAAGAAAAATGGATGCCGTGTTATTTGGGGCGACAACGACCCCATTTGACCTGCCTGGATATAAGAGCCTAATAATAACTCTTAGACAGGAGCTTGATCTTTATGCCAACTTGAGGATAATACCAGATTTGAGAAATGGGCGGGAAATAGTTATAGTAAGGGAAAACAGCGAAGGGCTGTATTCTGGCCAGGGTAGGGCCTATGAGGATAAGGCTGTGGATGTCAGGTTAATCACAAGGAGAGGAGCCGAAAGGATAGCTAGATTTGCTGCAAGAATTGCAAAGGACAGGAATTCATTTATAACATTTGTTCATAAGGCGAATGTTCTTACAAGTGATAAGTACTTTAGGAAAATAGTTTTCGAGGTTGCTAGAGAAGAAGGAGTCGAAGTAAGGGAAGCAATAGTCGATTCATTTACAATAAAACTTGTGAGGAATCCTTGGAATCATGGTGTGATACTTAGTGAAAACTTGTTTGGGGATATACTTTCTGATTTGGCGACGATTCATGCTGGGAGCATAGGAATAGTGCCCACTGGTAACTATGGAGAGAACATAGCATTGTTTGAACCTATACATGGGTCAGCACCTGATATTGCAGGAAAGGGTATCGCAAATCCAATTGGAGCTATTCTAAGTGCGGCAATGATGCTTGATTATCTTGGCCTGGATGGAAGGAGAATCTGGGATGCTGTCAGGAGCTATGTGGCAAAAGGTAACTTGACTCCCGATATGGGAGGAACTGCAACTACTATGGAAGTTACGCGGGGAATAATTGCTGAAATACACTCTTTAGATCCCCTTGACTTGGATGAAATGTGGATGGAGGAGGTTAGGCTCGGGAGAATACCTCTAAGGATGGATGAGTAA
- a CDS encoding HemK2/MTQ2 family protein methyltransferase, whose protein sequence is MDLRIETSPEVYEPAEDTFLIARALAKEVRKHDIVLDMGTGTGILALIAARKARFCIGVDINRKALELAWKNAKLNNVRNVMFVFSDLFSNIKGSFDLIVFNPPYLPGDEEEIKEDIDRALIGGKGGGEIIQKFLQEVKGYLEPGGRVLLVYSSLTKPDPEKLFRTKGFKTEIIDSEKLFFEELYVMRAELSSHW, encoded by the coding sequence ATGGATCTTAGGATAGAGACTTCTCCAGAGGTTTACGAACCTGCCGAGGATACGTTTCTTATTGCAAGAGCTCTAGCAAAGGAGGTCAGAAAACATGACATAGTCTTAGACATGGGTACAGGAACTGGAATTCTAGCACTAATAGCGGCAAGAAAAGCTAGGTTTTGCATAGGAGTTGATATAAACAGAAAAGCACTCGAGCTTGCGTGGAAAAATGCAAAGCTAAACAACGTTAGGAATGTCATGTTTGTATTTAGTGACCTGTTCTCAAATATAAAAGGAAGCTTTGACCTTATAGTATTTAATCCCCCATATCTTCCAGGAGATGAAGAAGAGATAAAAGAGGACATAGATAGGGCTTTGATAGGCGGAAAGGGTGGTGGGGAGATAATTCAAAAGTTTCTACAAGAGGTCAAAGGTTATCTTGAGCCTGGAGGGAGGGTGCTACTTGTCTATAGCTCCCTAACAAAGCCAGATCCAGAAAAGCTATTCAGAACTAAAGGATTTAAAACTGAGATCATTGATTCTGAAAAGCTATTTTTTGAAGAGCTTTATGTCATGAGAGCTGAACTCTCTTCACATTGGTAA
- a CDS encoding DMT family transporter, whose protein sequence is MSLILGVSLAVGAAFVWALTSVLSKILMERVSPLALNALRLLISSVFYLPLIALLGAIPDREITWWAILIASGIIGFAIADWLFLEGMNIIGVSRAGILVTPHPILTMILAHYLLNRPLNASIALGAVLIVIAVIVLVSEAMDSKGGMSWRGIGFVIVAELLWTIAVLVTDWLVSNESAVAITGLRISSGALGSLVFFRTIRETVRKMSVEDWELVVVITILGTMLGQYFFIKSISLVGSSIATPVTESSPVMAALMAVAFLKERFTKRLGISLVLTTLGIILIGLA, encoded by the coding sequence ATGAGCTTAATTCTTGGGGTAAGCTTAGCTGTTGGTGCTGCGTTTGTATGGGCACTAACATCGGTGCTCTCAAAGATCCTCATGGAAAGGGTAAGTCCATTAGCTCTTAACGCTCTCAGACTGCTCATAAGCTCAGTATTCTATCTTCCCCTTATAGCCTTACTAGGTGCCATTCCAGATAGGGAAATTACATGGTGGGCTATATTAATAGCCTCTGGTATAATAGGATTCGCCATTGCAGATTGGCTATTCCTTGAGGGAATGAACATTATTGGAGTCTCGAGAGCCGGCATACTCGTAACTCCTCATCCAATATTAACTATGATACTCGCCCATTACCTCTTGAATAGGCCACTAAACGCCTCAATAGCCCTTGGCGCAGTTCTAATTGTTATTGCGGTAATAGTACTAGTGAGTGAAGCGATGGACAGTAAAGGAGGAATGAGCTGGAGGGGAATTGGATTTGTGATAGTTGCAGAGCTACTCTGGACGATTGCAGTCCTTGTTACAGATTGGCTTGTTAGTAATGAATCCGCCGTTGCAATAACCGGATTAAGAATAAGCTCCGGGGCATTAGGATCCTTAGTGTTCTTTAGAACAATTAGAGAGACAGTGAGAAAAATGAGTGTTGAGGATTGGGAGCTTGTAGTGGTTATAACGATCCTTGGAACAATGCTTGGCCAATATTTCTTCATAAAGTCAATAAGCCTAGTAGGTTCCAGCATAGCGACTCCTGTAACAGAGTCCAGTCCAGTAATGGCAGCCTTAATGGCCGTAGCATTTTTAAAAGAGAGGTTTACCAAAAGGCTGGGGATTTCCCTGGTTCTAACTACCCTCGGGATAATTCTAATAGGACTCGCCTAA
- the lysS gene encoding homocitrate synthase produces MILDSTLREGEQTPGVNYTPEQRLEIALALDEFGVDFIEVGHPAVSEDVFAGIKLVSNQGLKANLLAHSRALISDVDHVLKSEVDWIGIFFCLSEACLKKRFGITLEQALDRISRAIEYAKDHGLKVRFTPEDTTRTEWKNLEAALRLARELKVDRVSIADTTGSTHPLKFYILVQKVVSFGIPVNVHCHNDLGLALANAVMGIEAGASLVDATVNGLGERAGIVDLAQIATVLYYHYGIRKYRIDMLYYLSNLVTRITGISVQPNYPIVGANAFTHKAGLHVSAVIKDPTFYEFLPAETFGRERTIYVDRFAGRATIRYYLEKAGIRDDRIVDELLRKVKSSREPFTWERLIEEARRLMT; encoded by the coding sequence TTGATCTTGGACTCAACGTTAAGGGAAGGAGAGCAGACACCTGGAGTGAACTACACACCAGAGCAGAGGCTTGAAATAGCATTAGCGTTAGATGAGTTTGGAGTAGATTTCATCGAAGTTGGACATCCTGCCGTAAGTGAAGATGTCTTTGCTGGAATAAAGCTCGTCTCAAATCAGGGATTGAAAGCAAATCTGCTGGCTCATTCAAGGGCTTTAATAAGTGATGTAGACCATGTGTTAAAGTCCGAGGTCGATTGGATAGGGATATTCTTCTGCCTCTCCGAGGCCTGTTTAAAGAAGAGGTTTGGCATTACCCTAGAGCAGGCGTTGGATAGGATTTCTCGGGCAATTGAATATGCAAAAGACCACGGACTTAAAGTTAGATTCACTCCGGAGGACACCACCCGCACAGAATGGAAAAATTTAGAAGCTGCTCTTAGATTGGCTAGGGAGCTGAAAGTTGATAGAGTAAGCATTGCCGATACAACTGGAAGTACACACCCCCTCAAGTTCTACATACTCGTTCAGAAAGTTGTGAGCTTCGGGATTCCCGTTAATGTTCACTGTCACAATGACCTTGGATTGGCCCTAGCAAATGCCGTGATGGGAATTGAGGCAGGGGCAAGTTTAGTTGACGCAACGGTCAATGGACTCGGAGAAAGGGCAGGTATAGTCGATTTGGCCCAAATTGCGACTGTTCTCTACTATCACTATGGAATCAGAAAGTACAGGATTGATATGCTGTACTATTTAAGCAATCTTGTAACCAGGATTACTGGGATAAGTGTTCAGCCAAATTACCCGATAGTTGGGGCAAATGCGTTCACTCACAAGGCAGGTCTCCACGTTTCTGCGGTAATAAAGGACCCGACGTTTTACGAATTCCTTCCTGCGGAAACCTTTGGCAGAGAAAGAACGATATACGTTGACAGATTCGCAGGAAGAGCAACAATACGATACTACCTCGAGAAAGCTGGGATAAGAGATGATAGAATTGTTGACGAACTTCTTAGAAAAGTGAAGAGCTCGAGAGAGCCTTTTACATGGGAAAGGCTCATTGAAGAAGCTAGGAGGTTGATGACATGA
- a CDS encoding PLP-dependent aminotransferase family protein, with protein MLSERIKAIDTTALKRVLDLISSGDVISFAGGVPSVETFPLDKLREIVEEVSSIPSAFQYGPSEGIPELREEIADYMKERWGAKTSAENVIITHGSQQGIDIVGRAMINPGDLILVEAPTYFVALNTFQVYEPKFAQIHVDENGLLVEDLEVLLKTLRPKILYTVPTFQNPTGTTLSEERRKYLVELAEEYNFYIVEDNPYGDIRYSGKKVKAIKAYSNDRVIYLGSFSKIFTPGFRIAWMVVPEELYERFLVAKQTIDVCTNSFGQYAAALFLRKGLLDEQIEKIVSYYKPKRDAMLEALEDYMPDNVSWTKPDGGMFVWATVEGVNTDELLERAVGKGVAYVPGSVFYAVNPRSDQMRLNFTFETTERIQEGIKRLAEEISS; from the coding sequence ATGCTTTCGGAGAGGATAAAAGCCATAGACACAACTGCCCTAAAAAGGGTTCTCGATTTGATAAGCTCGGGGGATGTTATATCCTTTGCGGGAGGAGTTCCAAGTGTTGAAACATTTCCACTGGATAAGCTTAGAGAGATAGTGGAAGAAGTTTCTTCAATCCCTTCAGCATTTCAATATGGGCCATCTGAAGGCATCCCAGAATTAAGAGAGGAGATAGCTGATTATATGAAGGAAAGATGGGGAGCTAAAACTTCTGCTGAGAATGTTATCATAACTCACGGTTCTCAGCAGGGAATAGATATAGTCGGTAGGGCAATGATAAATCCAGGAGATTTAATCCTAGTAGAAGCTCCAACGTACTTTGTTGCCCTCAACACCTTCCAGGTTTATGAGCCGAAATTTGCTCAAATACATGTTGATGAGAATGGCCTTCTCGTTGAGGATTTAGAGGTTCTCCTTAAAACTCTGAGGCCAAAGATTCTGTATACCGTTCCAACATTTCAAAATCCAACTGGTACAACGTTGAGTGAAGAGAGGAGAAAGTACCTTGTTGAGCTTGCTGAGGAGTACAATTTCTATATAGTCGAGGACAATCCATATGGGGATATAAGATATTCTGGAAAGAAAGTTAAAGCAATAAAGGCGTACTCTAATGACAGGGTCATATACCTTGGATCATTCTCCAAAATATTCACTCCCGGATTCAGAATAGCATGGATGGTTGTTCCGGAAGAGTTGTATGAGAGGTTTCTTGTTGCTAAGCAGACAATTGATGTCTGTACAAACTCCTTTGGACAGTATGCTGCTGCCCTTTTCCTAAGAAAGGGTCTCTTAGATGAGCAAATTGAAAAAATAGTGTCTTACTACAAGCCCAAGAGGGATGCTATGCTAGAGGCGCTTGAAGATTATATGCCAGATAATGTCTCATGGACAAAACCAGATGGTGGAATGTTTGTTTGGGCTACGGTGGAAGGGGTTAACACGGATGAACTTTTGGAAAGGGCCGTTGGAAAGGGAGTGGCTTACGTTCCTGGTAGTGTATTTTATGCTGTTAATCCACGCAGTGATCAAATGAGATTGAACTTCACATTCGAAACTACGGAAAGAATTCAGGAGGGTATTAAGAGATTAGCTGAAGAAATTTCATCTTGA
- the lysX gene encoding lysine biosynthesis protein LysX, producing the protein MKIGITYSIVRKEELMIKERAGEFGEVVMLHEDDLTFPRKYDVDVVIIRNVSHFKGMYLAKLFEEEGIPTVNSFNLMFEAGDKLLATLKLSKKVPVPRWGAAVSENAAKKVAESIGFPLVSKPIFGSWGRLLAKINDEDSLESVLEHRKWMKNPLYNIHYIQEFVEKPGRDIRSYVIGGEFVTAIYRYSNHWITNTARGGRAEPCQDEEVAELSIKAWEAFGEGALAIDIFEGPNGLLVNEVNPNMEFKNAARVTGVDIARKLVEYAVEVARR; encoded by the coding sequence ATGAAAATAGGCATAACATATAGCATTGTGAGAAAGGAGGAATTGATGATTAAAGAACGGGCAGGTGAGTTTGGAGAAGTTGTAATGTTGCACGAGGATGATTTAACGTTTCCACGCAAATATGACGTTGATGTGGTTATAATAAGGAATGTTAGCCACTTCAAGGGGATGTACTTAGCAAAGTTGTTTGAAGAAGAGGGAATACCGACCGTAAACTCCTTCAATTTAATGTTTGAGGCAGGAGACAAGTTGTTGGCAACCTTAAAACTCTCTAAGAAAGTTCCTGTCCCTAGGTGGGGGGCCGCTGTTAGCGAAAACGCGGCCAAAAAAGTTGCTGAGAGCATTGGATTTCCGCTAGTTTCAAAGCCCATTTTTGGAAGCTGGGGCAGATTGCTGGCAAAGATTAACGACGAGGACTCTCTCGAAAGCGTGCTTGAGCATAGAAAGTGGATGAAGAATCCCCTCTATAATATCCACTATATTCAGGAGTTTGTTGAGAAGCCTGGAAGAGACATCAGAAGTTACGTGATTGGTGGAGAATTTGTAACCGCGATATATAGGTATTCAAATCATTGGATCACGAATACAGCTAGGGGAGGAAGAGCCGAACCCTGCCAAGACGAAGAAGTTGCTGAGTTATCAATAAAGGCATGGGAGGCTTTTGGGGAAGGAGCATTGGCTATTGACATATTTGAGGGCCCTAATGGGCTTCTTGTCAATGAAGTTAATCCAAATATGGAATTCAAAAACGCTGCTAGGGTTACTGGAGTTGATATAGCGAGGAAGCTTGTTGAATACGCTGTGGAGGTGGCAAGAAGATGA